The Candidatus Cloacimonadota bacterium nucleotide sequence CAGACAGGAACGCCTTCGCAGAGATCTTAACAAACAAAAAAATAAAGAAATTGCCGAATTGAAACAGCAGATAGAAGAACTACAAACAAAATAGTTTGGAAGTTTTTATGAGTGAAATCATAAATCTGTCACCCAGAGAAACTAAAGATTTAATTGATAACAATATCTCAAATAAAGATTTTATCATTTTAGATCTTAGAAGTAAAGCTGCTTTCCAAAAAAAACACATACAGAATGCAGTACATTTAGATTATCATGCAGATGATTTTGATGATAATCTTGAAAATTTAGACATATCAAAAACATATCTAATTTATTGTGATGGAAATGCCAAAGCAAACATTACTTCTGAAATGTTGCAAGACCTTGGTGCAAAAAATATCTATAAGCTTGATGGTGGTATGATACGATTGTATAATGAATTTGATTTGTGAAAATTTTACGCAATGAATTAAATTCTTGCACAAAAAATGTAAAAAACTTAATTGGATAAAAAAAATATTTATTTGGTGAATATGAAAATTTCTAGAAAGTTGTTATTGGTACTTTTTATGATCATTTTCAAATTGGTTTCTGCCCAATTTGATCTTGATACTCTCAGTTTTAATTATAACAGCCTTCCAGAAAATGAAAAAGCTGAACTCTTGAAAGACGTTGGTTTGGGATATGTAAATTTGAACGATTATTCCAAAGCATTAGACTACTTCAACAGTGCTTTAAAGATCTACAAAAGCACAAATGATGAATCCGGGCTTTCTGATATTTCCAATCATCTTGGAACGATACACAATAAATTGGGAACATACGAAAAAGCATTAGAATTTCATTTTGAATCCTTAAGGATCGATGAGAAACTGCAAAATAAGCAGGGTATCGCTCAATCGCTCAATAATATTGGGATCGTCTATCAGAATTTGAAAAAATATGCCGAATCTTTGGAATATTACAATCATGCTCTTCAAATAAATTATGAGATCGATGATCTTGATGCTGCCAGCAAAACATTAAACAATCTTGGAAATATTCTGCTTTCATTAGAAAATTTTAGTCAAGCTCTGTCATATTATCAAAGATCCCTGACTTTAAAAGAAGAATTGGAAAATGAATATGGAAAAGCAATCACCTTGAATAATATTGGAATGGCATATCAAGGGTTAAACAGCTTTAACCAGGCTATGCAGAATTTTGAAATGTCACTTCAGATCATGAAGAATTTAAACGATTCACATGGAATGGCTTCTTCTTACTACCATATTGGTCTATTGTATTACCAACAGAATAATTATTCATCTGCACAGAATTACTTGGATAGTGCGCTTAGCTATGCCATTATGGGAAATGAATTAAACATCCAAAAGAATTGTTATAACCTTCTGGCAAGAATACACGCCAGCAGAAACGAATTTGAACAAGCCTATAATAGCTTCAAAATGTACGTAGACATGAAAGATGCTCTTTTCACCGAGCAGAACAATCGAAATATTACTGAAATGAAAATTCGCTATGAAACCGAAAAGAAAGAAACAGAAATAAATTTATTACAAAAAACCGCAGACCTGCAGAATTTCATGGTAAAGCGTCAGCAGATATATTTGATCATCTTTGTAGTAGGATTTGTTATTCTTGCAGTATTAGCATTTTATGGATATGCTCAATATCGTCTTAAATCTCGTTCATATAAAATTATTGAAGACCAAAATAAGCAACTGAAGGAAGTCAATGATCAAATTAGAAAACTATCTAAAACAGATGCACTCACCAAACTCTTGACCAAACAGGATATACTTGAAAAGATAAATTATGAGGTTGTTCGTTTCAAAAGAAACAAGAAAACTTTTGTTTTAGCACTTTGCGATATAGATAATTTGCAATCAATAAACGATCGTTTCACTACAGATTGCGGTGATCTGTTATTGAGATCGATCGCAGAACTGGTTCGAAAAAGATTGCGTAGTCAAGATCATATCGCTCGTTGGACTGGAGGAAGTTTCTTGATCTTGCTTCCTGATACCGACTTAGCCGGAGCCAAAGTAGCAGCAGAAAAAATTCGCAGAGAGATCAAGAATTTCGAGATGATTTACGGTAGATATACAGTTAAATCCACAGCAACCATCGGAATTAGTTCTTACGCTTCTACAGAAGATATGGAAACATGTTTGAAGAATGCGGATAAAGCATTACATTATGGAAAGAAGAATCACAAAAACTGTGTAGTTGCTTTTGAAGAATTGAAATAATTTTATCATACAATATCACTTTTTTATTGACACTAATAACCCCGATTTTGTTCTGTCCTTTCTATCAAATCAGGATTTAATGTTATTCTGATTTTGTGGCGGGATAGCTCAGTTGGTAGAGCAGAGGCCTGAAAAGCCTTGTGTCCCCAGTTCAAGTCTGGGTCCTGCCACCATTTTTTTTATTTATACTTATCATCCTTTCCTAATAACAAATATCACAACTGTTTAATATACATATTTTGCAACAACTTACACAAATTTATTAATTGACTGCTTTCATAATTTTTCTGAAATGAGAGTTAGAAAAAATATTTGAAGGAGAAGCCTATGGCTGAAGAAATGAAAATAGGATGTGCACGACCAACTGGAGGACCTATTGGAGAAAAGAAAGCTGATGAAATCAAAGAAAAAACTAAGAAGAAAGATGAAGGGGGAAATATGATCAAGGTTGGACAAAAAGCACCGGATTTTACAGCGCCGGCGTATCAGGATGGAAAATTTATTAATATCAAATTATCGGATTATCTTGGAAAATGGGTTGTACTTTGTTTTTATCCTGGTGATTTTACTTTCGTCTGAGCTACCGAAGTTTCAGCAGTTGCTGATAAATATCCGGAATTTCAAAAATTGGGAGTAGAAGTTCTATCTATGAGTGTAGATAGCGTTTTTGTTCATAAAATGTGGAACGAAACTGAACTTTCCAAAATGGTAGATGGTGGGGTTCCTTACCCAATGTTGAGTGACGCAGGAGGTAAAGTTGGAACTATCTATGGTATTTATGATGAAATAGGTGGAGTTGAAACACGTGGTCGTTTTATCATTGATCCTGATGGAGTTGTTCAGGGTTTTGAAGTGCTTACTCCGCCTGTCGGCAGAAACGTGAATGAAACTTTTCGCCAGATTCAAGCTTTTCAACTGGTGAGAAAATCCAAAGGTACAGAAGCTACTCCTTCCGGTTGGAAACCCGGAAAAATGACCTTAAAACCCGGCCCTGATCTGGTGGGAAAAGTTTGGGAAGTATGGACAACTGACAAAGCATTTGATTAGTTTTACATCAAAATAGTTTATAAGAAAACAGCCTTGAAACTTCGGGGCTGTTTTTTTTATTAGAAAACTTTGTCTAAAACTAATTGACACCTGCAGGTATAAAATTTTCTATTTGATTAGGAAATTTTTGTGAAAGAGTAGAAATGAGAATAATTGATAATGTAAGCTATAGAAAAATATTTTATACTTGTTTGATTTTAATTTATCTCATCCCGTTACTTTCTAGCGTTCAAGTAGAATCATCATACATTGAACCTGAATTAATAACTGATTTTGAAAGGATTGAGATATTATTGGAAGATGCTGAAACTACAAGGGAAATTGATCCTCAAAAAGCCATAGAAATTGGAAATCAGATATTCAATTTAGCAAAAACTATCCATTCAGACTCACTACAAATAGAAGCTCTTATCTCACTATCAGCATCCTATACAAGACTTGGTAATTATTCTAGAAGTAATGAAATTGGCAATAAAGCTTTAAAGAAATCTGAAGAAATCAAAAACAATTTTTTGATCTCAAAAACTTTAGAACGCTATATTTTCAACTCTATTGTTTACAATGATTTAACAACAGCTTTTGAAAAAAGTTCTTATCTTCTAAAAGTAAATTTCGAGAAGAGTAATGAATTTGTTGGTTTAGCATACAAATATTTTGGTGATATTTTTTTTAAAATCAGAAATTATGAAAAAGCTCTTGAATATCATAAACTATCCTTAGAGTTTTTTCAGAATAACAAGCATAAATCTGAATATATCCTGAAAAGTAATATTGGTTATCAATATCAAGAAATAACCTCCATTGGCATGGATTATCAAGAAAATGGAGAACTAAACAAGGCTTTAGAATATTTCTTTATCTTACTTGATATAACTACACAGGAAGATGTTTACAGCAGAGCAAGAGCTTTAAATCATATTGGAGTAGTCTACATTATTCAGGAAAATTTTGATAAAGCACTTGAATATTGTGAACAAGCTTTGCAATTATTCAAAATTGAAAACAAACTCCATAGAATGGGTAATATATATAACGATTTAGCCAGAATATATTTTTTAACAGGTGATTTTCAAAAGGCTTTAGAATACAATCTAATCTCTCTGGAAAATAGAAAATCACTTAATCTTACAATTTTAGTAGCCAGTTCATACAGAAATATTGCAGACAATTATTTAGATTTGGAAAATTTCGATGAATCTGAACGATACTATAAATTAGCTTTGAACGATGCAACTAAGATGAATGACCTTGTTTTGCAGAAATATGTTCATGAAAAAATGGCTAAATTATTTGAAGAAACAAACAATTTTGAAAGATCTTTAGCACATTACAAAGATTATCTTAGTTTATATAAAGTTCTATATGATCAAGATCTTCAAACTAAGATGGTTAACGAACAATTCAACCTTGAAATCACAACGATAGAACAGGAGAATCAAATATTAAAAAAAACTAATACAAACTTAAATCAGGAAGTCTTAAAAACTAAAAAAATAAGTTCATCTTTGATGTATGGATTGATCTTAGCTTTGGTCACTTTGATCTTCGCAATAGTCATTTATTATGATAAGAGAAAATACAGTAGTAAACTTGAACGTGAAGTTGCTGAGAAAACAAAAGAACTTAACAATTCAAGATTGGTTCTGAAAAACATTGGTAGTGAAAAAGATCAGCTTCAATCTGAGATGTTGAATCTCAGATATACTTTTGAAAACCTTTTTCAAAACCTGGGAGAAGGAGTTGCAATTATTTCTTCAGATGAAGAATTTTTATCGGCAAATCCTGCTGCTGAAAATATTTTTGGTATGAAATCCATGAATTTGAATGGAAGAAATTTAAATGAATTCATAAGCTTGGAAGAGAAAACAAAAATTCAGGATAAAATCTTAGATTTTTCTGATAATAAAATATTATCCACCGAATTAACAATAAAAAGACAAAAGAACGACGAAAGATATTTAATTTTAACAGCAACTCCAATTACAAATAGCGACGGAAAAGTAATTTCAATTTTGGGTATTTTCAGAGATATCACCGAAAGAAAATTAGACGAAGATAACAGAAAAAGAATGCTCAAGAATAATCTAATACTTCTTCATGAACTAGAGCATCGAGTAAAAAACAATCTTCAACTAATTTATAGTATTGCCGGATTGCTTTCAAATTACACCAAGGAAAATCCAAATCTTCTGCTAAAGAAATTTAAGAGCTTGATTTATGTTATCGTACTGATGCAAGATTTAGTCCTTCCAGAAGACAAACACATAATAGACTTATTTAGCTTTATTAATTCTATTTATACAAATCAATTATCCATGATTCCAAATTCCGCTATTAGAATTAAATTCATAAATGAAGTAGAGATAAAAGAAATTAATATAAATTATGCTACTCCACTGGGAATGATTATAAACGAGTTAATATCAAATTCCATTATTCATGGTTTCAAAGATAATAAAGAGCCCAAAATCATCATCAAATTCTATTCCATAGATGAAAAAAACATATTGGAATATTTCGATAACGGAATTGGTTTAGATAAAAAAATTAATATTTCGAATCCGGACAGTTTCGGTTTTAATCTTATTAACTTGCAGGTTCGGCAACTAAAGGGAAAATTGGAAATAGAAAGTTCAAAAGGTTTTAAGTTAAAATTGACATTCAAAAACTTGAACTTGAGCACGTATTCCGTGATCAAATAAAACTAGTGTCATGTCAAGCTTGACAAGTCGCAAGGGATGAGAATAATTGTCTCACAAAAGTGAGGTGATTATGATAAAGTACAGAGTGACGCTAAGCAAGGCAGAACATGAAGAACTTGAGACTATTGTTAGTAAAGGC carries:
- a CDS encoding rhodanese-like domain-containing protein, producing the protein MSEIINLSPRETKDLIDNNISNKDFIILDLRSKAAFQKKHIQNAVHLDYHADDFDDNLENLDISKTYLIYCDGNAKANITSEMLQDLGAKNIYKLDGGMIRLYNEFDL
- a CDS encoding GGDEF domain-containing protein, which codes for MKISRKLLLVLFMIIFKLVSAQFDLDTLSFNYNSLPENEKAELLKDVGLGYVNLNDYSKALDYFNSALKIYKSTNDESGLSDISNHLGTIHNKLGTYEKALEFHFESLRIDEKLQNKQGIAQSLNNIGIVYQNLKKYAESLEYYNHALQINYEIDDLDAASKTLNNLGNILLSLENFSQALSYYQRSLTLKEELENEYGKAITLNNIGMAYQGLNSFNQAMQNFEMSLQIMKNLNDSHGMASSYYHIGLLYYQQNNYSSAQNYLDSALSYAIMGNELNIQKNCYNLLARIHASRNEFEQAYNSFKMYVDMKDALFTEQNNRNITEMKIRYETEKKETEINLLQKTADLQNFMVKRQQIYLIIFVVGFVILAVLAFYGYAQYRLKSRSYKIIEDQNKQLKEVNDQIRKLSKTDALTKLLTKQDILEKINYEVVRFKRNKKTFVLALCDIDNLQSINDRFTTDCGDLLLRSIAELVRKRLRSQDHIARWTGGSFLILLPDTDLAGAKVAAEKIRREIKNFEMIYGRYTVKSTATIGISSYASTEDMETCLKNADKALHYGKKNHKNCVVAFEELK
- a CDS encoding redoxin domain-containing protein, whose amino-acid sequence is MAEEMKIGCARPTGGPIGEKKADEIKEKTKKKDEGGNMIKVGQKAPDFTAPAYQDGKFINIKLSDYLGKWVVLCFYPGDFTFV
- a CDS encoding redoxin domain-containing protein, translating into MSVDSVFVHKMWNETELSKMVDGGVPYPMLSDAGGKVGTIYGIYDEIGGVETRGRFIIDPDGVVQGFEVLTPPVGRNVNETFRQIQAFQLVRKSKGTEATPSGWKPGKMTLKPGPDLVGKVWEVWTTDKAFD
- a CDS encoding tetratricopeptide repeat protein, translating into MRIIDNVSYRKIFYTCLILIYLIPLLSSVQVESSYIEPELITDFERIEILLEDAETTREIDPQKAIEIGNQIFNLAKTIHSDSLQIEALISLSASYTRLGNYSRSNEIGNKALKKSEEIKNNFLISKTLERYIFNSIVYNDLTTAFEKSSYLLKVNFEKSNEFVGLAYKYFGDIFFKIRNYEKALEYHKLSLEFFQNNKHKSEYILKSNIGYQYQEITSIGMDYQENGELNKALEYFFILLDITTQEDVYSRARALNHIGVVYIIQENFDKALEYCEQALQLFKIENKLHRMGNIYNDLARIYFLTGDFQKALEYNLISLENRKSLNLTILVASSYRNIADNYLDLENFDESERYYKLALNDATKMNDLVLQKYVHEKMAKLFEETNNFERSLAHYKDYLSLYKVLYDQDLQTKMVNEQFNLEITTIEQENQILKKTNTNLNQEVLKTKKISSSLMYGLILALVTLIFAIVIYYDKRKYSSKLEREVAEKTKELNNSRLVLKNIGSEKDQLQSEMLNLRYTFENLFQNLGEGVAIISSDEEFLSANPAAENIFGMKSMNLNGRNLNEFISLEEKTKIQDKILDFSDNKILSTELTIKRQKNDERYLILTATPITNSDGKVISILGIFRDITERKLDEDNRKRMLKNNLILLHELEHRVKNNLQLIYSIAGLLSNYTKENPNLLLKKFKSLIYVIVLMQDLVLPEDKHIIDLFSFINSIYTNQLSMIPNSAIRIKFINEVEIKEININYATPLGMIINELISNSIIHGFKDNKEPKIIIKFYSIDEKNILEYFDNGIGLDKKINISNPDSFGFNLINLQVRQLKGKLEIESSKGFKLKLTFKNLNLSTYSVIK